The DNA window TGAAGTTACatccaaggaggaacaacttgacagATGCATCATTCGAGCAGTTGTTCGAGGTGGTACTTTGCTGAGGGTaactcagtggtaccttgcttgttggggatttgaacctgtgattTTAAATTACAAGTGTACATCCCTAGCTATTAGGACGTATAATTGAGATGTCAGTGCAAAGTAAGGTTGTAAGCAGGTGTGCCTTGTGTTGTGTCCCCCCCTTTGTTCATTTGCAGATGCCTCGCACCAAGGCGTCCAAGCGTTcagcagcagcgaagaagaggctGATGGACCGGCGGCGAGCTGCTGATAGTTTTGAtgtggctatgactgatgacggggttacgTCTTTTCCCCCCTACCGGAATACCAAAAAGATCACGACTGTGACTTTCCCGACGAGCCACGACCAACAACCTGAGCAGGCCGCACAGCCGCGGCCTGACTCTGTCATGGCTATGACTGACGGGGTTatttcttttcccccctactGGAATACCAAAAAGATCCTGACTGTGACTTGCCCGACGAGCCATGACCACCAGGTTCCCACTCTGGGTGCCATTTGTAGGACTGATGACAATTTGTTTATACCTTCTCTTTATAAAGACAAGGCTTTGACTGATGACGAGGTTTTGCAGCCACCTCAAAAAAGAAAGGCTGCAGCTATATTACCATCCATACCACCATCTATATTACCATCCATGCGACCATCTAATTCTTTGGCAATTCCTCTGGCAAACTCCTTGGCAATTCCTCTGGCAATTCCTCTGGCAATTCCTCTGGCAATTCCTCTGGCAAACTCCTTGGCAATTCCTCTGGCAAACTCCTTGGCAATTCCTCTGGCAAAACCCTTGGCAAAATTTGAATGTACCGTTGATCAAGAGCAGCATCTGAACCCTGTAAATATCTGTGCAtctcctcattttcctcaggcacgTACTGTGAGAGGCTCCTTCCATCAAGGACACCCACAATTTGGTGTTAACAGGAACAAGCAATGTGTTGCTAATAGTTTGATTGCCATACTAATGTGTAAGATAAAGAACGTTTTAAGCTGGTCAGTCACAGACATTGATCAAGTACTGCTGAATGGAGATGACCTCTACACtaccatcagagatgctgggAGAATTCAAGATGCTTCTGGGTATCTGTTTGTGAGAGATCTACCAACTGAGTACACATTGAATGGtgataaatttgaaataaactaccatgatgacatgtttgttggcttGTTTGGTGTGAGCGAATATGGAGATATGTGCAACATTCTCATGTCAGCTGATCAAGCGGTAAGAAAAGTATTCTCACAGTATGATGCATGTCTTTTTACTCTTAAAGTTAATACATgtgccatcattaagcaagggtcatggtatgtggtgatcgactcccattcccgacgaggagatggagcaagCGATGCATCAGGCAGAAGTATATTGGTGTACCACTCTAACATAGATTCTTTGTTAGACCATGTGAATACCCTAGGACTgtctttagatgcaacaggggaacagtttgagattacagctgtgagtgtgaccAGTCGAAGCATCCTGCACCAGCATCCAGATGGTAACTCCTCAGTCACCAGTCTCAACCAGCCTACCAGCATGTCAGACCATCCAGACGGTGACTCCTCAGTGACCAGAGTCCAGCAGTTTGCCAGCATGTCAGAGAGCGAATATGGTGTGGTAAGGCCAAATGTGACAGACGATGCAGAACCTGAGGTTGATATGCATGTTAGTAATGAAGGTGATGTAGTATTTATCAGTGAGTTATGCAGtgagcagtttttgttcagtcctttgacaacacagcagcaaagaagcctTTCCTGTAAGCTTGGTATGGTGTACATTGATCATGGTCATGTGAACATGGCTGCACAATTTCCAATGGGTGACCCTTGCAGAATGGTGCCTATTACTGGTGATggtaactgctttttcagatctCTGGCTTTTGCCATTTCCGGAAATGAgaaagaacacaggaaaattagATGTGCTGTTGTTGCTCACATACTAAAAAATCAATCCAGGTATGTTGCTTGTCTTAGGGAAGGTCACTCTTCTGTCACTGAGTATGTCACTGCATCACGGATGAAATATGTTGGTACTTGGGCATCTGAGGTAGAGATTCAAGCTGCTGCTGATCTGCTTGGTGtgcatattttcacatactccaataacaaatggttgaagtactccacatgtattggttctgatccgagaggtatatacctgaaacattgtaatgagtcacaCTATGAGGCTGTAACTTGTGTGAAAAGGTGTGATACTGAGGGTTGTGCCACACGATGCTCTGAAATTCACAACACATCATCTGAAATGGCATCAAGTCGACGAAAACTGGAACGAGGCAAAAGACGGTATGAAGAAAGTATGGtgtacaaggaggaacaacttgagagAAGCATAAAGCGCTACCATGACGATGAAGTGTATAGAGAACATGTGAaacagtcaagtgtaagtaagtATGCAACAGACTTGGGTCACCGCAAACATatacagcagtcaagtgtgagtaagtatgcgacagataatgaacataggcaacgtgtgaagcagtcgagtgtgagcaagtatgcgacagataatgaacacagtcaacgtgtgaagcagtcgagtgtgagcaagtatgcgacagataatgaacataggcaacgtgtgaagcagtcgagtgtgagcaagtatgcgacagataatgaacacagtcaacgtgtgaagcagtctagtgtgagcaagtatgcgacagacactgaacacaggcaatgtgtgaagcagtcgagtgtgattaagtatgcaacagacactgaacacaggcactGTGTGAAGCAGTtgagtgtgagcaagtatgcgagagacactgaacacaggcaacatGTGAAGCAGTtgagtgtgagcaagtatgcgacagaccctgaacacaggcaacatgtgaagcagtcgagtgtgatTAAGTATGCGAGagacactgaacacaggcaacatgtgaagcagtcgagtgtgagcaagtatgcgacagacactgaacacaggcaacatgtgaagcagtcgagtgtgagcaagtatgcgacagacactgaacacaggcaacatgtgaagcagtcgagtgtgagcaagtatgcgacagacactgaacacaggcaacatgtgaagcagtcgagtgtgagcaagtatgcgacagacactgaacacaggcaacatgtgaagcagtcgagtgtgagcaagtatgcgacagacactgaacacaggcaacatgtgaagcagtcgagtgtgagcaagtatgcgacagacactgaacacaggcaacgtgtgaagcagtcgagtgtgagcaagtatgcgacagacactgaacacaggcaatgtgtgaagcagtcgagtgtgagcaagtatgcgacagacactgaacacaggcaatGTGTGAAGCAGTTGAGTGTGATTAAGTATGcgacagacactgaacacaggcaccgtgtgaagcagtcgagtgtgatTAAGTATGcgacagacactgaacacaggcaccgtgtgaagcagtcgagtgtgatTAAGTATGCtacagacactgaacacaggcaccgtgtgaagcagtcaagtgtgcagaagtatgcaactgacattgaacacagggaaCGTGTAAAAGACTTTATGGTTAGTAAGCATATCACAAATGAAAGTTACAGAGAAGCTGTGAAGAAACAGAAATTTGAAGCCTACCATTGTAATCCAGTATACCAATCAGCTCAGAAGCAAAGTTGCAGTAATAGATATAAGACAGACAGGTGTTATGCCACCGcagtgaaaagcagaaatattgGAAAACGGACTAAAGAGAAGGATAACAGAAAAGACATTAAGTATGTGGTTGAACAGTTTAGACAGAAAATAACTAAAGGCCCAGAATACATTTGTTCAGTGTGTCATCGAATGCTATTTAAACACCAAGTTCTGATTTGTAAGAAAGATGAGTACTTCAAAAAATCACAGGCAATTGCGTTAGTGGCTTCACAGTGTATAACTGAGACATACTTGCATAAATGTATAGATATGTGTTCTGATGATTGTAGCAGTGTTATTGGCTCTAGAGGTTCCTTGTGGATCTGCCACACGTGTCACAGAAAAATTCTTGATGGGAAACTGCCAGCAGAGAGTGTTGCAAACAATCTAGCTTTAGACCCTGTCCCTGTAGAGTTACAGCATCTAAATTCACTGGAACAGCATCTGATTTCTATGCATATTCCTTTTATGAGAATTgtgtctttgccaaaaggtggacaaaatggtgttcatggtcctgTGACTTGTGTCCCATCTAGTGTTCCAAATGTAGCTGAAGTTTTACCGAGAGTCGACAATGATGACCTTATGATTCGTGTAAAGTTGAAGAGGAAGTTAACTTACAAAGGacattacaaatatgaatttgtgcatccagaaaaaataaagaaggcttTGGTGTATCTTACAGAGAATAACAAATTTTACAGCAATGTGGAGTTCAACAATGACTGGATTAATCCCCTGCAGAAAACTAAAGAAGTACCTGGTTATGTAGgtgacacacatgcagatgaagagcataatgaaaataacatagatgatgaggaaatggatgaaactttgcatgatagacaacaacatggcatgtatatggatacgtgtcttcaacctgtagacatagcacaagagatcttggatcagcactttgatggaatcatgtcgatggcacctgcagaaggaaacaatccagtgaggcttctaactgatgagtcaaatgaagctaaatgttttccagtccttttcccaaaaggaacaggtacttttcatgacagaaagaaggaaaaactgacactgtgtaggtatttaaatacaagaattcttaatgcagatggacgttttggaaaaaacttagactatatattttatgggcagtatttgtctgagcttcagcaggttgtgtcaaatgtgtcaattgctgtgagaaaaggctatgatgcacgggataagtgtcctgtcacatcagaaactttgacaaataaggagtctctacaaaagatgttcaattttgatgaaggttataaatttctaagaccaatcagaggcacccctgttttttggcaaagtgttcagaaagatttgtttgcaatggtaagacagcttggtattcccacatggttttgctctttttcttctgctgatttaCGCTGGACAGAACTGATGACAGCAATCTTCAAACAAGACGGCATAGATGCATCAAGTGCTGAGCTCGACTGGTCAGAAAGGTGTGCActgttgaaaaacaatcctgtgacagctgccagaatgtttcattatcgattccactgcttcctgaaagatgtcatcatgtcagaagcacaaccgattggcaaaatagttgattatttctacagagtagaatttcagcaacggggatcacctcacactcactgtttgttttgggtggaagatgcacctaaggttggcaaagatgatgaagatgaggtatcagctttcattgatcaATATGTAacatgtgaaatgccagagggtgacaatgaaatgcatgaaattgtatgtagtgtacagcaacatagtaagaggcactcaaaaacatgcaagaaaaaagggaaaacttgtagattcaatttcccacgtcctccaagcaacagaacatttgtgtcatcatgcaaacttggagatggtgagacagacggacagcccctgaaaaaagaaGTAGCAGATGCTATCATGAAAAGAGTGAAGGATGCTGTACTAAACCCTGATGCCAACTATGAGTCTGTTGATTCCTTATTTAGTGCAATTGGTATCAGTCAGGAAATATTTGAAGCTGCGTACTcaagaatcacaaagaaaactaccattgttcttaagaggagaccatgtgaagtgtgggtgaaccaatataacagagaccttttacgctgttggaatgcaaacatggacattcagtttgtggttgatgcatattcatgtattgtgtacatcatttcctacatttccaaagctgagagagagatgggactgctactggcaaatgctcagaaagaggccacccagcaaggtaaccttgatgcaaaagaagctcttcggcaacttggcagtgttttcctacacaatcgtgaagtttcagctcaggaaagtgtttatcgtctgactaacatgaggttgaaagagggatcacgaaaggtgcagtttatcccaactggagaaaatgtggtaaaaatgagccttccattgaatgtcatacggaagaaagctgagtgtgagaatgaggatgaacaaggaatttggatgaacagtatcactgatagaTATAAAGCCAGACCAGAAACAGAAGTGTTTGCAGGAATGTGCCTGGCGAGATTTGCATCTGAGTACAGAATACTGTCTAAGTCTCAAAGCTCATgccctggaagtgtgcagttggacagaaaattaggatttgtgaaaaaaaggacacgcacagatgcagctgttgttcggtatgctcgcttttcacccacaaaggacccagaaaaatattaccacagcattttgcaactttttctgccacattatttcgatgcacagttaaaaccttctacttttggcagttACCAAGAATTTTATGAGATTGGTTGTGTCAAGTTTCTtgatgatgaattgcattcagtgaaactggttgtggagtcaaacatgtcaagttttgaaaaggaatcacGTGCAATAGACAAAGCTCAGGAAGACCTACAGCTGCATGGTGCAATGGAAGATGCTTGGGCAGAGATTTGTCCAGAGACTGAACGTGAACGGTTAGAATGTCTTGCCAGCAAATCCAACATTACACCAGAAATGAGAGAACAAcgtgatgagataccagatttgttaccaaGACTGAGTCGCTATATGTTGCAtgacaatccttgtggtatgtccaggcaggaagtcttggctttgcttcgctcactgaataacaagcaaTCTGAGATCTTTTACAAAATACGAAACTGGTGTTTACAGAAGGCACGTGGTGAaaacccagaaccatttcatgtattcatatctggacctggaggtgtgggcaagtcagtcttgatcaaagcaataCAGTATGAGGCAGCTCGTATCTTGTGTCAGTTGTCACATAATCCAGATGAGACCCATGTGTTACTCACTGCTCCAACTGGAGTTAGTGCTTACAACATAAAAGCTGCAACGATACACACCTGTTTCCATATTGCAACAGATGTAAAGTTGCCATAtgaaccacttggagatgaaaaaataaattcattgagagctgaactgggaaacctgcagatattgattatagatgaaatttcaatggttgatcacaagctgcttgcgtatattcatggcagattaagacaaatcaaacaaattggagattattctgcttttggaaatgtttcaatcattgctgttggagatttctaccaactttgtcctgtgaaagggaaagctttatatactgagggtaaaggtgtgaatctatggcagaatcattttgctatggtggagctgactgaaattatgagacagaaagatatggagtttgcacagttgctgaatcgactaaggaaacgcaaaaggggtgatgcaatgctggAGGAAGACATCGCTATGCTGAAACAATGTGTGACAGGCgaaggacaagacagtactgctcttcatatttatgcaaccaatgACGAAGTTGATCAGCATAACTACCATATGCTGCGGAAGATATGCTCAgaccatgtcatcattcatgctcAGGATTTTGAAAGGGTTGCTGCAACTGGCAGACTGGAAAGGAAACATGGACATCATGCCAATGTTCAGAAAACATGTCTCCTAGAATCACTACATGTAGGTGTCAATGCACGAgtaatgctgctgaaaaacattGATGTTTCAGACGGCctggtaaatggtgcatttggtacagtcagtgacatctgctttgatactgatgaggattttccatcagagatatacatcacatttgacAATGAAGCAGCTGGAAAGTCACTCAGGGGAAAGAAGCCATGCCTCAAAGTAGGGTTGGACAAAGCTACACGAATCaaaccagaggaggagagagtgacaaacagtggtggaacacgacggcagtttccactgaaattagcttgggcttgtacagtacacaaggtacaaggtctgacagtggataaggctgttgtatcactaaagaagatatttgcagctggacaagcgtatgtagcattaagccgtgtgacttctctggaaggcctcataatagaagactttaaggagactgctatatatgcaaaacaagacattgagactgcaatgcaaagcatgcctgcGTTTATTGAGCCTGTCATAGAAGTGCCATCATCATGCAAAATTCTCCTACATAATGTTGAAGGACTTACATGTCACCTGGATGACCtaaagcaagacagaaggtatatggaagctgatatcatctgcttgacagagacatggttaaatttggaGGAAGGCACAGAAGATGTACAGCTGCCTGGATTTTCATACCATGGGAAGCCCAGACATCAGGCATATGATGGTAGTGATGCTATCTttgctgaactgaagaagcaacaacatggtggtgtgggtttgtattataaagaacataccaactgtactgtgactgatgtgcagtgtgtcaacattgagtgtgtgcagttcagtgtgggcctactaagaacaacagtcttggtactatacagaccaccctTGTATAATCTGacaatctttcagaagaacctgatgcagttgatcactcgcttggacagtgtggaaggtggaaaaatcatcatgggcgacttcaatgaaaatcttttgcaagtaagtacaattgctaattttatggaagaacatgggtatgctcaacttgtcaaagaagcaaccactgggaaaggcactttgattgatcatgtgtatgtgaaagacattgtgactaacagcatctctgtttcagtaatgccgacgtatttcagccatcatgaatgtatagtgctacattatctataagaaactgtataaaaaaacaaaaaaaaatttgtcatgcagtaaatcatttggcagtaagtacaattgctaattttatggaagaacatgggtatgctcaacttgtgaaagaagcaaccactgggaaaggcactttgattgatcatgtgtatgtgaaagacattttgactaacagaatttttgtttcagcaatgccaatgtatttcagccatcatgaatgtgtagtgctacattatctAGCCATCAGTAGCTACCACTGGGGTTGCCAGTAGGCTGTCGGGGGCTAGGACTGGGGTTGGCCTTCAGAACGTTGCAACTGGGTCTCAAAGGTTAGCAGTGGAGCTGGTGTTTCAGGGCTTGGCATTTagcctgaggctgatgttgggcTTTGGCGGTTGGGGTCGACCTTGAGGTGGCTGTTGCTAGGCCTGCAGCTGGCACCATGCTTTAGGTGGCTGCAGCTGGACTTCAGTGAGCTGGCACTAGGGCTGAGGCAGGGGGGACTAAAGCTGGACATAGCGGCCTGTTGCTCGGGAGTAGTCTGAGGTGGGCTGATTGGGTTACCACTAGGCATAGGACTAAGGTTACGGGAGGGTCAGTAGCGCTAGGCATAAGGGGACTAGGATGTGACACCTGGCactgggggttggtgtgggggCTAGGGAAAGATTAGGACAGAGCAAGCAATGTGGGCtttgaaaagggaggtaatgtgctctgtcaagtacctcacaacagcagtatcccaaaattttg is part of the Paramormyrops kingsleyae isolate MSU_618 chromosome 25, PKINGS_0.4, whole genome shotgun sequence genome and encodes:
- the LOC140582772 gene encoding uncharacterized protein; its protein translation is MPRTKASKRSAAAKKRLMDRRRAADSFDVAMTDDGVTSFPPYRNTKKITTVTFPTSHDQQPEQAAQPRPDSVMAMTDGVISFPPYWNTKKILTVTCPTSHDHQVPTLGAICRTDDNLFIPSLYKDKALTDDEVLQPPQKRKAAAILPSIPPSILPSMRPSNSLAIPLANSLAIPLAIPLAIPLAIPLANSLAIPLANSLAIPLAKPLAKFECTVDQEQHLNPVNICASPHFPQARTVRGSFHQGHPQFGVNRNKQCVANSLIAILMCKIKNVLSWSVTDIDQVLLNGDDLYTTIRDAGRIQDASGYLFVRDLPTEYTLNGDKFEINYHDDMFVGLFGVSEYGDMCNILMSADQAHPDGNSSVTSLNQPTSMSDHPDGDSSVTRVQQFASMSESEYGVNGAYYW